In the Pecten maximus chromosome 5, xPecMax1.1, whole genome shotgun sequence genome, taattatggtcaggatccgttcaaaaatgaagtcgcattacagcgctgacaaagattttctataaatagtaatggtgacattggccttgaccttggcgccctaaaacacgaactcgttcgaggattcccatgctggacccatatatgaagtttggtcaggatccgttcaaaaatgaatttaagtcgcaagagcgctgacaaagattttctataaatagtaacgctgaccttgaccttgaccttggcaccctgaaacacgaactcgttcgaggtattcccatgctggacccatatatgaagtttggtcaggatccgttcagaaatgaaattgcaagagtgctgacaaagattttctataaatagtaatggtgaccttgaccttgaccttggcaccctgaaacacgaactcgttcggggtattcccatgctggacccatacatgaagtttggtcagaatccgttcaaaaatgaagtcgcaagagcgctgacaaaaagtgaacgtacgtacgtatgtacGAACGGAAtgctatatcccctccccgacttttcggggaattgtttacagacggagggacggacggagggatggacggacggaccacggaccacggacgcagggcgatttgaatagcccaccatctgatgatggtgggctaaaaatccatAAGCCCCTCCCCCAAATTTAAGTTCAAGAGTTGgtcccctgggcttattacaggatgaATACAATATAATTGTAGTGTTGTCAATTTTTGACGTTCCATATAGTAAGGGATGTATATGTTAATCTTATTGGTACCAGatgtgtatataattatataaactaaaacagaaatatcataaaacttattttttcatcttttatgtaaaataaaattttttgaTCAACAATTCTCTGCTCATCACATCTGTTTCCATCACCTGGTCAAATGACAAAACTGAACAGATTGCATTTGTCATTGATTGATGTATCAGACTATGTTGCTTCCTAATTCATATGGTTCTGTGAACACACAAATATGCCCTTTCATGGAGAAATGAACATCATGATTTGCACCCTGTTTATAGCCTGATGAATACTAGCTCAGTTAATGTAACCACATCAAATTAACTGTGGTCTATGTATACTGTGCTACATGATGCTCACAGAGCAAGGAAACTATTTTAAAAGTACACGAGCTGCTAAATGTACTCTTTGATACCTCCCAATGTACTGTTTGATACCTCCCAATACACTCTTTGATACCTCCCAATGTACTCTTTGATACCTCCCAATGTACTGTTTGATACCTCCCAATACACTCTTTGATACCTCCCAATGTACTCTTTGATACCTCCCAATGTACTGTTTGATACCTCCCAATGTACTGTTTGATACCTCCCAATGTACTGTTTGATCCCTCCCAATGTTCTCTTTGATACCTCTCAATGTACTGTTTGATACCTCCCAATGTACTGTTTGATACCTCCCAATGTACTGTTTGATACCTCCCAATACACTCTTTGATACCTCCCAATGTACTGTTTGATACCTCCCAATGTACTGTTTGATCCCTCCCAATACACTCTTTGATACCTCCCAATGTACTCTTTGATACCTCCCAATGTACTCTTTGATACCTCCCAATGTACTCTTTGATACCTCCCAATGTACTGTTTGATACCTCCCAATGTACTGTTTGATACCTCCCAATGTACTCTTTGATACCTCCCAATGTACTGTTTGATACCTCCCAATGTACTGTTTGATACCTCCCAATGTACTGTTTGATACCTCCCAATACACTCTTTGATACCTCCCAATGTACTCTTTGATACCTCCCAATGTACTCTTTGATACCTCCCAATGTACTCTTTGATACCTCCCAATGTACTGTTTGATACCTCCCAATGTACTGTTTGATCCCTCCCAATGTTCTCTTTGATACCTCTCAATGTACTGTTTGATACCTCCCAATGTACTGTTTGATACCTCCCAATGTACTGTTTGATACCTCCCAATACACTCTTTGATACCTCCCAATGTACTCTTTGATACCTCCCAATGTACTGTTTGATACCTTCCAATACACTCTTTGATACCTCCCAATGTACTGTTTGATACCTCCCAATACACTCTTTGATACCTCCCAATGTACTGTTTGATACCTTCCAATACACTCTTTGATACCTTCCAATACACTCTTTGATACCTCCCAATGTACTCTTTGATACCTCCCAATGTACTCTTTGATACCTCCCAATGTACTCTTTGATACCTCCCAATGTACTCTTTGATACCTCCCAATACACTCTTTGATACCTCCCAATGTACTCTTTGATACCTCCCAATGTACTGTTTGATACCTTCCAATACACTCTTTGATACCTCCCAATGTACTCTTTGATACCTCCCAATGTACTGTTTGATACCTCCCAATACACTCTTTGATACCTCCCAATGTACTCTTTGATACCTCCCAATGTACTGTTTGATACCTTCCAATACACTCTTTGATACCTCCCAATGTACTCTTTGATACCTCCCAATGTACTGTTTGATACCTCCCAATACACTCTTTGATACCTCCCAATGTACTGTTTGATACCTCCCAATACACTCTTTGATACCTCCCAATGTACTCTTTGATACCTCCCAATGTACTGTTTGATACCTCCCAATGTACTCTTTGATACCTCCCAATGTACTGTTTGATACCTCCCAATACACTCTTTGATACCTCCCAATGTACTCTTTGATACCTCCCAATGTACTGTTTGATACCTTCCAATACACTCTTTGATACCTCCCAATGTACTCTTTGATACCTCCCAATGTACTGTTTGATACCTCCCAATGTACTGTTTGATACCTTCCAATACACTCTTTGATACCTTCCAATACACTCTTTGATACCTCCCAATGTACTCTTTGATACCTCCCAATGTACTGTTTGATACCTCCTAATGTACTGTTTGATACCTCCCAATGTACTCTTTGATACCTCCCAATGTACTGTTTGATACCTCCTAATGTACTGTTTGATACCTCCCAATGTACTCTTTGATACCTCCCAATGTACTGTTTGATACCTCCCAATGTACTGTTTGATACCTCCTAATGTACTGTTTGATACCTCCCAATGTACTCTTTGATACCTCCCAATGTACTCTTTGATACCTCCCAATGTACTGTTTGATACCTTCCAATACACTCTTTGATACCTCCCAATGTACTGTTTGATACCTCCTAATGTACTGTTTGATACCTCCCAATGTACTCTTTGATACCTCCCAATGTACTCTTTGATACCTCCCAATGTACTGTTTGATACCTTCCAATACACTCTTTGATACCTCCCAATGTACTGTTTGATACCTCCTAATGTACCGTTTGATACCTCCCAATGTACTCTTTGATACCTCCCAATGTACTGTTTGATACCTCCCAATGCACTCTTTGGATACCTCCCAATGCACTCTTTGATACCTCCCAATGCCTCATAAAGCCTTAGGATCATTGTTGATAATAAACTGATTGCAAAGCAATGTCGGGTTCACTGTTTGATGAAACACACGTCATCAACAGTCCTGTTCATGACCTGATGAAAGCATTGCCATGCCTTATTCATGGGACAATGACACACATAGAATTGGCTCCATTTGTGGGACAATGACACACATAGAATTGGCTCCGTTTGTGGGACAATGACACACATAGAATTGGCTCCGTTTGTGGGACAATGACACACATAGAATGGCTCCGTTTGTGGGACAATGACACACATAGAATTGGCTCCGTTTGTGGGACAATGACACACATAGAATTGGCTCCGTTTGTGGGACAATGACACACATAGAATTGGCTCCGTTTGTGGGACAATGACACACATAGAATTGGCTCCGTTTGTGGGACAATGACACACATAGAATTGGCTCCGTTTGAAATAAAATGCCTGTTGTCTCTGGGTGAATTTCTACACAGGAATTATGAAGTTAACTTCCCTGTGTAATATCCTGACAACATCCGAAAGGTGTTCATATGTAATAAAAGTGGACTTCTCGGAGTAGTTTCCAAAGGTGAAGGCATTCTCAGTTAGTTACTGAGTACACTTAAAACTGTGATTGTCCATATGTCATAGAAGTGGATGTCTGGGAGGGGTTCCCCCGAGGTGAAGGTCACCTAAAACCGTGATTGTCCATATGTCGTAGAAGTGGATGTCTGGGAGTGGTTCCCCGAGGTGAAGGTCATTCCTTGTTGGTTTCCCCCTTGTACATTGTGCATATGCTGCTGAAACAAATAATAATTCACAGCcataaagacaaaacaaaaagtaCTTGAAacttttgaataaattatttgtgcaagttttttttatatattgaaGTTATTACAAAAGATAGTATATGCAAGCGATACAAAAGCATCAAGACATGTATTGATATAGACAAGAGCCATACAATCTGACAGAAGATAACTACAAGCACACAGAAGCCAAGTGCAGTATCTACAGATTACTGATCTATAATTAGTCAAGCTGATATCATATTAAAACTCATCACAAAATTAGGATATTCCTCATGTTTTCAAAATCAGaataattcattttcatttaaaaaacttCCATATTTATAATCTGAAATAAACTGGACTACACACAAATGACAATACggtatttctttattttagtaAGCGACCCTCTCTGGGACCCCGGAACTAAGCGATCTTAAATTATCTTTTCCATTAATTATAGCATTATCAAATTGAATAGTCAAGGTATTACTCTGAAAAGAGTTTCTTATATCAGAGGTGAAACAGAGATTAACGAGATCCTATCATAGTTGTGGCTTAATTAAGAGATATAATCTTTATTAAACTAATATATctctgatatctgatacaataatgtctgatatctgatacaataatgtctgatgtctgatacaataatgtctgatatctggtacagtaatgtctgatatctaatacaataatgtctgatatctggtacaataatgtctgatatctgatacaataatgtctgatatctggtacaataatgtctgatatctgatacaacaatgtctgatatctgatacaataatgtctgatatctggtacaataatgtctgatatctggtacaataatgtctgatatctgatacaataatgtctgatatctgatacaataatgtctgatatctggtacaataatgtctgatatctgatacaataatgtctgatatctgatacaataatgtctgatatctgatacaataatgtctgatatctggtacaacaatgtctgatatctggtacaacaatgtctgatatctgatacaataatgtctgatatctggtacaataatgtctgatagctggtacaataatgtctgatatctgatataataatgtctgatatatgatacaataatgtctaatatctggtacaataatgtctgatatctggtacaataatgtctgatatctggtaCAATAATATCTAATAGCtggtacaataatgtctgatatctgatacaataatgtctTATATCTGGaacaataatgtctgatatctaatacaataatgtctgatatctggtacaataatgactgatatctgatacaataatgtctgatatctggtacaataatgtctgatatctggtacaataatgtctgatatctgatacaataatgtctgatatctggtacaataatgtctgatatctgatacaataatgtctgatagCTGGTACAACaatgtctgatatctggtacaacaatgtctgatatctgatacaataatgtctgatatctggtacaataatgtctgatatctggtacaataatgtctgatatctgatacaataatgtctgatatctgatacaataatgtctgatatctggtacaataatgtctgatatctggtacaataatgtctgatatctggtacaataatgtctctgatatctggtacaataatgtctgatatctggcacaataatgtctgatatctggtacaataatgtctgatatctggtaCAACAATGTCTCTGATATCtggtacaataatgtctgatatctggtacaataatgtctgatatctggtacaataatgtctctgatatctgatacaataatgtctgatatctgatacaataatgtctgatatatgatacaataatgtctgatatctggtaca is a window encoding:
- the LOC117326827 gene encoding uncharacterized protein LOC117326827 isoform X8 — its product is MRHWEVSKSVLEGIKQYIGRYQRVHWEVSKSTLGGIKQYIRRYQTVHWEVSNSTLGGIKQYIGRYQRVHWEVSKSVLEGIKQYIGRYQRVHWEVSKSVLGGIKQYIGRYQRVHWEVSNSTLGGIKEYIGRYQRVYWEVSNSTLGGIKECIGRYQTVHWEVSKSTLGGIKECIGRYQTVHWEVSKSTLGGIKECIGRYQTVHWEVSKSTLGGIKECIGRYQTVHWEVSKSTLGGIKECIGRYQRVHWEVSKSTLGGIKEYIGRYQRVHWEVSKSVLEGIKECIGRYQTVHWEVSKSVLGGIKQYIGRYQRVHWEVSKSTLGGIKEYIGRYQRVYWEVSNSTLGGIKQYIGRYQTVHWEVSKSTLGGIKQYIGRYQTVHWEVSKSTLGGIKEYIGRYQRVHWEVSKSVLGGIKQYIGRYQTVHWEVSKSVLGGIKQYIGRYQTVHWEVSNSTLRGIKENIGRDQTVHWEVSNSTLGGIKQYIGRYQRVHWEVSKSVLGGIKQYIGRYQRVHWEVSKSVLGGIKQYIGRYQRVHLAARVLLK
- the LOC117326827 gene encoding uncharacterized protein LOC117326827 isoform X6, which encodes MRHWEVSKSALGGIQRVHWEVSNSTLGGIKEYIGRYQRVHWEVSKSTLGGIKQYIRRYQTVHWEVSNSTLGGIKQYIGRYQRVHWEVSKSVLEGIKQYIGRYQRVHWEVSKSVLGGIKQYIGRYQRVHWEVSNSTLGGIKEYIGRYQRVYWEVSNSTLGGIKECIGRYQTVHWEVSKSTLGGIKECIGRYQTVHWEVSKSTLGGIKECIGRYQTVHWEVSKSTLGGIKECIGRYQTVHWEVSKSTLGGIKECIGRYQRVHWEVSKSTLGGIKEYIGRYQRVHWEVSKSVLEGIKECIGRYQTVHWEVSKSVLGGIKQYIGRYQRVHWEVSKSTLGGIKEYIGRYQRVYWEVSNSTLGGIKQYIGRYQTVHWEVSKSTLGGIKQYIGRYQTVHWEVSKSTLGGIKEYIGRYQRVHWEVSKSVLGGIKQYIGRYQTVHWEVSKSVLGGIKQYIGRYQTVHWEVSNSTLRGIKENIGRDQTVHWEVSNSTLGGIKQYIGRYQRVHWEVSKSVLGGIKQYIGRYQRVHWEVSKSVLGGIKQYIGRYQRVHLAARVLLK
- the LOC117326827 gene encoding uncharacterized protein LOC117326827 isoform X1; this translates as MILRLYEALGGIKECIGRYPKSALGGIKQYIGRYQRVHWEVSNSTLGGIKEYIGRYQRVHWEVSNSTLGGIKQYIGRYQRVYWKVSNSTLGGIKEYIGRYQRVHWEVSNSTLGGIKQYIGRYQTVHWEVSKSTLGGIKECIGRYQTVHWEVSKSTLGGIKQYIGRYQRVHWEVSKSVLGGIKQYIGRYQRVYWEVSNSTLGGIKEYIGRYQRVYWKVSNSTLGGIKEYIGRYQRVYWEVSNSTLGGIKEYIGRYQRVYWKVSNSTLGGIKEYIGRYQRVYWEVSKSTLGGIKEYIGRYQRVHWEVSKSTLGGIKECIGRYQRVYWKVSNSTLGGIKECIGRYQTVHWEVSKSTLGGIKEYIGRYQRVHWEVSKSVLGGIKQYIGRYQTVHWEVSNSTLGGIKEYIGRYQTVHWEVSNSTLGGIKEYIGRYQRVHWEVSKSTLGGIKECIGRDQTVHWEVSNSTLGGIKECIGRYQTVHWEVSNSTLGGIKQYIERYQREHWEGSNSTLGGIKQYIGRYQTVHWEVSKSTLGGIKECIGRYQTVHWEVSKSTLGGIKECIGRYQTVHWEVSKSTFSSSCTFKIVSLLCEHHVAQYT
- the LOC117326827 gene encoding uncharacterized protein LOC117326827 isoform X15 — encoded protein: MILRLYEALGGIKECIGRYPKSALGGIKQYIGRYQRVHWEVSKSVLEGIKQYIGRYQRVHWEVSKSTLGGIKQYIRRYQTVHWEVSNSTLGGIKQYIGRYQRVHWEVSKSVLEGIKQYIGRYQRVHWEVSKSVLGGIKQYIGRYQRVHWEVSNSTLGGIKEYIGRYQRVYWEVSNSTLGGIKECIGRYQTVHWEVSKSTLGGIKECIGRYQTVHWEVSKSTLGGIKECIGRYQTVHWEVSKSTLGGIKECIGRYQTVHWEVSKSTLGGIKECIGRYQRVHWEVSKSTLGGIKEYIGRYQRVHWEVSKSVLEGIKECIGRYQTVHWEVSNSTLGGIKEYIGRYQRVYWEVSNSTLGGIKQYIGRYQTVH
- the LOC117326827 gene encoding uncharacterized protein LOC117326827 isoform X4, with protein sequence MILRLYEALGGIKEYIGRYQRVHWEVSNSTLGGIKQYIGRYQRVYWKVSNSTLGGIKEYIGRYQRVHWEVSNSTLGGIKQYIGRYQTVHWEVSKSTLGGIKECIGRYQTVHWEVSKSTLGGIKQYIGRYQRVHWEVSKSVLGGIKQYIGRYQRVYWEVSNSTLGGIKEYIGRYQRVYWKVSNSTLGGIKEYIGRYQRVYWEVSNSTLGGIKEYIGRYQRVYWKVSNSTLGGIKEYIGRYQRVYWEVSKSTLGGIKEYIGRYQRVHWEVSKSTLGGIKECIGRYQRVYWKVSNSTLGGIKECIGRYQTVHWEVSKSTLGGIKEYIGRYQRVHWEVSKSVLGGIKQYIGRYQTVHWEVSNSTLGGIKEYIGRYQTVHWEVSNSTLGGIKEYIGRYQRVHWEVSKSTLGGIKECIGRDQTVHWEVSNSTLGGIKECIGRYQTVHWEVSNSTLGGIKQYIERYQREHWEGSNSTLGGIKQYIGRYQTVHWEVSKSTLGGIKECIGRYQTVHWEVSKSTLGGIKECIGRYQTVHWEVSKSTFSSSCTFKIVSLLCEHHVAQYT
- the LOC117326827 gene encoding uncharacterized protein LOC117326827 isoform X12 encodes the protein MILRLYEALGGIKECIGRYPKSALGGIKQYIGRYQRVHWEVSKSVLEGIKQYIGRYQRVHWEVSKSTLGGIKQYIRRYQTVHWEVSKSVLEGIKQYIGRYQRVHWEVSKSTLGGIKQYIRRYQTVHWEVSNSTLGGIKEYIGRYQTVHWEVSKSTLGGIKECIGRYQTVHWEVSKSVLGGIKQYIGRYQRVHWEVSKSVLEGIKQYIGRYQRVHWEVSKSVLGGIKQYIGRYQRVHWEVSKSVLEGIKQYIGRYQRVHWEVSKSVLGGIKEYIGRYQRVHWEVSKSTLGGIKEYIGRYQRVYWKVSKSVLEGIKQYIGRYQRVYWEVSNSTLGGIKEYIGRYQRVHWEVSKSTLGGIKECIGRYQTVHWEVSNSTLGGIKQYIGRYQRVHWEVSNSTLGGIKQYIGRYQRVHWEVSKSTLGGIKEYIGRYQRVYWEGSNSTLGGIKQYIGRYQRVYWEVSNSTLGGIKQYIGRYQTVH
- the LOC117326827 gene encoding uncharacterized protein LOC117326827 isoform X3, yielding MILRLYEALGGIKECIGRYQTVHWEVSKSVLEGIKQYIGRYQRVHWEVSKSTLGGIKQYIRRYQTVHWEVSNSTLGGIKQYIGRYQRVHWEVSKSVLEGIKQYIGRYQRVHWEVSKSVLGGIKQYIGRYQRVHWEVSNSTLGGIKEYIGRYQRVYWEVSNSTLGGIKECIGRYQTVHWEVSKSTLGGIKECIGRYQTVHWEVSKSTLGGIKECIGRYQTVHWEVSKSTLGGIKECIGRYQTVHWEVSKSTLGGIKECIGRYQRVHWEVSKSTLGGIKEYIGRYQRVHWEVSKSVLEGIKECIGRYQTVHWEVSKSVLGGIKQYIGRYQRVHWEVSKSTLGGIKEYIGRYQRVYWEVSNSTLGGIKQYIGRYQTVHWEVSKSTLGGIKQYIGRYQTVHWEVSKSTLGGIKEYIGRYQRVHWEVSKSVLGGIKQYIGRYQTVHWEVSKSVLGGIKQYIGRYQTVHWEVSNSTLRGIKENIGRDQTVHWEVSNSTLGGIKQYIGRYQRVHWEVSKSVLGGIKQYIGRYQRVHWEVSKSVLGGIKQYIGRYQRVHLAARVLLK
- the LOC117326827 gene encoding uncharacterized protein LOC117326827 isoform X10, translating into MILRLYEALGGIKECIGRYPKSALGGIKQYIGRYQRVHWEVSKSVLEGIKQYIGRYQRVHWEVSKSTLGGIKQYIRRYQTVHWEVSKSVLEGIKQYIGRYQRVHWEVSKSTLGGIKQYIRRYQTVHWEVSNSTLGGIKEYIGRYQRVYWEVSNSTLGGIKEYIGRYQTVHWEVSKSTLGGIKECIGRYQTVHWEVSKSVLGGIKQYIGRYQRVHWEVSKSVLEGIKQYIGRYQRVHWEVSKSVLGGIKQYIGRYQRVHWEVSKSVLEGIKQYIGRYQRVHWEVSKSVLGGIKEYIGRYQRVHWEVSKSTLGGIKEYIGRYQRVYWKVSKSVLEGIKQYIGRYQTVHWEVSKSTLGGIKECIGRYQTVHWEVSNSTLGGIKQYIERYQTVHWEVSNSTLGGIKQYIGRYQRVHWEVSNSTLGGIKQYIGRYQRVHWEVSKSTLGGIKEYIGRYQRVYWEGSNSTLGGIKQYIGRYQRVYWEVSNSTLGGIKQYIGRYQTVH
- the LOC117326827 gene encoding uncharacterized protein LOC117326827 isoform X2, coding for MRHWEVSKSALGGIKQYIGRYQRVYWKVSNSTLGGIKEYIGRYQRVHWEVSNSTLGGIKQYIGRYQRVYWKVSNSTLGGIKEYIGRYQRVHWEVSNSTLGGIKQYIGRYQTVHWEVSKSTLGGIKECIGRYQTVHWEVSKSTLGGIKQYIGRYQRVHWEVSKSVLGGIKQYIGRYQRVYWEVSNSTLGGIKEYIGRYQRVYWKVSNSTLGGIKEYIGRYQRVYWEVSNSTLGGIKEYIGRYQRVYWKVSNSTLGGIKEYIGRYQRVYWEVSKSTLGGIKEYIGRYQRVHWEVSKSTLGGIKECIGRYQRVYWKVSNSTLGGIKECIGRYQTVHWEVSKSTLGGIKEYIGRYQRVHWEVSKSVLGGIKQYIGRYQTVHWEVSNSTLGGIKEYIGRYQTVHWEVSNSTLGGIKEYIGRYQRVHWEVSKSTLGGIKECIGRDQTVHWEVSNSTLGGIKECIGRYQTVHWEVSNSTLGGIKQYIERYQREHWEGSNSTLGGIKQYIGRYQTVHWEVSKSTLGGIKECIGRYQTVHWEVSKSTLGGIKECIGRYQTVHWEVSKSTFSSSCTFKIVSLLCEHHVAQYT
- the LOC117326827 gene encoding uncharacterized protein LOC117326827 isoform X5 — translated: MRHWEVSKSALGGIQRVHWEVSNSTLGGIKQYIGRYQRVHWEVSKSTLGGIKQYIRRYQTVHWEVSNSTLGGIKQYIGRYQRVHWEVSKSVLEGIKQYIGRYQRVHWEVSKSVLGGIKQYIGRYQRVHWEVSNSTLGGIKEYIGRYQRVYWEVSNSTLGGIKECIGRYQTVHWEVSKSTLGGIKECIGRYQTVHWEVSKSTLGGIKECIGRYQTVHWEVSKSTLGGIKECIGRYQTVHWEVSKSTLGGIKECIGRYQRVHWEVSKSTLGGIKEYIGRYQRVHWEVSKSVLEGIKECIGRYQTVHWEVSKSVLGGIKQYIGRYQRVHWEVSKSTLGGIKEYIGRYQRVYWEVSNSTLGGIKQYIGRYQTVHWEVSKSTLGGIKQYIGRYQTVHWEVSKSTLGGIKEYIGRYQRVHWEVSKSVLGGIKQYIGRYQTVHWEVSKSVLGGIKQYIGRYQTVHWEVSNSTLRGIKENIGRDQTVHWEVSNSTLGGIKQYIGRYQRVHWEVSKSVLGGIKQYIGRYQRVHWEVSKSVLGGIKQYIGRYQRVHLAARVLLK
- the LOC117326827 gene encoding uncharacterized protein LOC117326827 isoform X7, whose amino-acid sequence is MRHWEVSKSALGGIKQYIGRYQRVHWEVSKSTLGGIKQYIRRYQTVHWEVSNSTLGGIKQYIGRYQRVHWEVSKSVLEGIKQYIGRYQRVHWEVSKSVLGGIKQYIGRYQRVHWEVSNSTLGGIKEYIGRYQRVYWEVSNSTLGGIKECIGRYQTVHWEVSKSTLGGIKECIGRYQTVHWEVSKSTLGGIKECIGRYQTVHWEVSKSTLGGIKECIGRYQTVHWEVSKSTLGGIKECIGRYQRVHWEVSKSTLGGIKEYIGRYQRVHWEVSKSVLEGIKECIGRYQTVHWEVSKSVLGGIKQYIGRYQRVHWEVSKSTLGGIKEYIGRYQRVYWEVSNSTLGGIKQYIGRYQTVHWEVSKSTLGGIKQYIGRYQTVHWEVSKSTLGGIKEYIGRYQRVHWEVSKSVLGGIKQYIGRYQTVHWEVSKSVLGGIKQYIGRYQTVHWEVSNSTLRGIKENIGRDQTVHWEVSNSTLGGIKQYIGRYQRVHWEVSKSVLGGIKQYIGRYQRVHWEVSKSVLGGIKQYIGRYQRVHLAARVLLK
- the LOC117326827 gene encoding uncharacterized protein LOC117326827 isoform X11 translates to MILRLYEALGGIKECIGRYPKSALGGIKQYIGRYQRVHWEVSKSVLEGIKQYIGRYQRVHWEVSKSTLGGIKQYIRRYQTVHWEVSKSVLEGIKQYIGRYQRVHWEVSKSTLGGIKQYIRRYQTVHWEVSNSTLGGIKEYIGRYQRVYWEVSNSTLGGIKEYIGRYQTVHWEVSKSTLGGIKECIGRYQTVHWEVSKSVLGGIKQYIGRYQRVHWEVSKSVLEGIKQYIGRYQRVHWEVSKSVLGGIKQYIGRYQRVHWEVSKSVLEGIKQYIGRYQRVHWEVSKSVLGGIKEYIGRYQRVHWEVSKSTLGGIKEYIGRYQRVYWKVSKSVLEGIKQYIGRYQRVYWEVSKSTLGGIKECIGRYQTVHWEVSNSTLGGIKQYIERYQTVHWEVSNSTLGGIKQYIGRYQRVHWEVSNSTLGGIKQYIGRYQRVHWEVSKSTLGGIKEYIGRYQRVYWEGSNSTLGGIKQYIGRYQRVYWEVSNSTLGGIKQYIGRYQTVH
- the LOC117326827 gene encoding uncharacterized protein LOC117326827 isoform X13, which gives rise to MRHWEVSKSALGGIKQYIGRYQRVYQRVHWEVSKSTLGGIKQYIRRYQTVHWEVSKSVLEGIKQYIGRYQRVHWEVSKSTLGGIKQYIRRYQTVHWEVSNSTLGGIKEYIGRYQRVYWEVSNSTLGGIKEYIGRYQTVHWEVSKSTLGGIKECIGRYQTVHWEVSKSVLGGIKQYIGRYQRVHWEVSKSVLEGIKQYIGRYQRVHWEVSKSVLGGIKQYIGRYQRVHWEVSKSVLEGIKQYIGRYQRVHWEVSKSVLGGIKEYIGRYQRVHWEVSKSTLGGIKEYIGRYQRVYWKVSKSVLEGIKQYIGRYQRVYWEVSNSTLGGIKEYIGRYQRVHWEVSKSTLGGIKECIGRYQTVHWEVSNSTLGGIKQYIGRYQRVHWEVSNSTLGGIKQYIGRYQRVHWEVSKSTLGGIKEYIGRYQRVYWEGSNSTLGGIKQYIGRYQRVYWEVSNSTLGGIKQYIGRYQTVH
- the LOC117326827 gene encoding uncharacterized protein LOC117326827 isoform X9, which codes for MILRLYEALGGIKECIGRYPKSALGGIKQYIGRYQRVHWEVSKSVLEGIKQYIGRYQRVHWEVSKSTLGGIKQYIRRYQTVHWEVSKSVLEGIKQYIGRYQRVHWEVSKSTLGGIKQYIRRYQTVHWEVSNSTLGGIKEYIGRYQRVYWEVSNSTLGGIKEYIGRYQTVHWEVSKSTLGGIKECIGRYQTVHWEVSKSVLGGIKQYIGRYQRVHWEVSKSVLEGIKQYIGRYQRVHWEVSKSVLGGIKQYIGRYQRVHWEVSKSVLEGIKQYIGRYQRVHWEVSKSVLGGIKEYIGRYQRVHWEVSKSTLGGIKEYIGRYQRVYWKVSKSVLEGIKQYIGRYQRVYWEVSNSTLGGIKEYIGRYQRVHWEVSKSTLGGIKECIGRYQTVHWEVSNSTLGGIKQYIGRYQRVHWEVSNSTLGGIKQYIGRYQRVHWEVSKSTLGGIKEYIGRYQRVYWEGSNSTLGGIKQYIGRYQRVYWEVSNSTLGGIKQYIGRYQTVH
- the LOC117326827 gene encoding uncharacterized protein LOC117326827 isoform X14, which gives rise to MILRLYEALGGIKECIGRYPKSALGGIKQYIGRYQRVHWEVSKSVLEGIKQYIGRYQRVHWEVSKSTLGGIKQYIRRYQTVHWEVSKSVLEGIKQYIGRYQRVHWEVSKSTLGGIKQYIRRYQTVHWEVSNSTLGGIKEYIGRYQRVYWEVSNSTLGGIKEYIGRYQTVHWEVSKSTLGGIKECIGRYQTVHWEVSKSVLGGIKQYIGRYQRVHWEVSKSVLEGIKQYIGRYQRVHWEVSKSVLGGIKQYIGRYQRVHWEVSKSVLEGIKQYIGRYQRVHWEVSKSVLGGIKEYIGRYQRVHWEVSKSTLGGIKEYIGRYQRVYWKVSKSVLEGIKQYIGRYQTVHWEVSNSTLGGIKQYIGRYQRVHWEVSNSTLGGIKQYIGRYQRVHWEVSKSTLGGIKEYIGRYQRVYWEGSNSTLGGIKQYIGRYQRVYWEVSNSTLGGIKQYIGRYQTVH